The genomic region AGACTTCCGGCCGGAGTCTGGCGAGCAAGGCCGGTGTCCCTGTTGTCCCTGGGACGATCCGAGACCTCACCGATGGGGAAGTGCTCCAGGCGGTCCGAGAGCTTGGCCTGCCCGTGGTCCTCAAGGCCTCCGCCGGAGGGGGCGGAAAAGGGATGCGAATCGTCTCCACCGAGGCAATGCTCGGCAGTGCCCTCCGGGCTACCCGATCCGAAGCCTCCTCCGCATTCGGCAATGCGGCCATCTATGTGGAGCGGTATCTGGGCGCTGCTCGCCACATCGAGATGCAGATCATGGCCGATAGACGCGGCAATGTGGTGTATCTTGGAGAGCGCGAATGCTCGCTGCAGCGGCGTCACCAGAAGGTCATTGAGGAGGCGCCCTCGCCCTTTGTTGACGCTGACCTGAGGCGTCGGATGGGAGAGGCGGCGGTAAAATTGGCCAAGGCCGTCGATTACACGAACGCCGGGACGATGGAATTCCTGGTCGATCCGTCCAAGAATTTCTATTTTCTGGAGATGAACACGCGCCTGCAGGTTGAGCATCCGGTCACCGAGATGGTCACCGGACTTGATTTGGTGAAAGAGCAGATCCGGATTGCCGCCGGGGAGCCGCTCTCAGTGCGGCAGGATGAGATCCAGTTGCGCGGCCATGCGATCGAGTGTCGTATTTACGCCGAGGACCCGTTGAGCAACTTCATGCCGTCGCCCGGACGAATCCGGGCGCTGCGCACGCCCGGCGGACCCGGCCTCAGGATCGAGAGTGCGATCTATGAGGGCTGCGACGTTCCGATCTACTATGATCCCATGATCTCAAAACTGATCGCCTGGGGACGGGACCGTAGCGAGGCGATGGAGCGGATACGACGCGCGCTGGCTGAGTATGTCGTGCTCGGCGTAAAAACGAACATCCCATTTCACCAACAGGTCCTCAGCCTTCCGCAGTTCGCTGCAGGCCAGATCCATACGGAATTCCTGGAGAGCTGGCTGGCCAAAGGTCTGAAGCCGGAGAACGGGGCCTTCGCTGAGATCGCACTGATCGCTGGGGCCCTCTATCTTCATACCAGGCGGCGCGCAGCCCCCTCGACTATCGGGCAGGGCGACCAGGTTCAGAGTGCATGGAAGCTGGCCGCCCGTCACGCCGGGTTGCGACAACGATGACCTATTCCGCTGATCTGTATGGTAGACGGCATAGGCTTGCGGTGAAAGGGACGGGATCGCCAGTGCCGGTTCAGATCGACGGAAAGACCTATGAGGTCGACTTTAGTCCTGTTGACGGCAGTCTCCTCTCGCTTCTCGTCATGGGCCGCTCCTACGAGGCCGATGTGGTCGAGGAGGGGGAGGGGATCCTGGCGGTCTGGGTAGAGGGCGAACTGTACCGAATTGAGTATCAGGATGAGGGGCGTCGTCCTCGAAGAAGTAGTAGCGTGACAGACCAAGGCATGAGAGGCCGCCAGATGATTGTGGCCCCGATGCCGGGAAAGGTTGTGGCGTTACTCGTCTCATCAGGGCAAGAGGTCAGTGCGGGCCAGGGAGTGGTCGTCATCGAGGCGATGAAGATGGAAAATGAGCTGAAAGCTTCCGGGGCTGGGGTCATCAAAGAGATCAAGGTGCAGGAAGGAGCCGGTGTCAGCGGAGGCGATGTCCTGGTTGTGATTGAGTAAGCGATATAGACGACGAAGAACACATGACAAAGCTTAAGCGCGAGTTCGATGGCTGGCAGGTGAACGTCCTACAGCCTGTCCTCACGCGCACCCCGGAGCAGAAGCAAGAGTTCCGGACAAGTTCCCGCATCGAGGTGAAACGCCTCTACACCCCCCTAGATCTTACCAACCATGACTATCTGGAGCGACTGGGATTCCCGGGTAGCTACCCGTATACCCGCGGTGTGCGACCGACGATGTATCGAAGTCGCCTCTGGACCATGCGGCAGTACGCCGGCTATGGCGTTGCGGAAGCCGCCAACCGGCGATTCCACTTTCTGCTTGAGCAAGGCGAGACGGGGTTGTCGGTAGCCTTCGATCTGCCCACCCAGCTCGGATATGATGCAGATGATCCGATGGCGGCCGGTGAGGTGGGCAAGGTGGGCGTCGCCATCGACTCCCTGGCCGATATGGAGACGCTGCTGCGAGGCATTCCTCTCGACCGGGTGAGTGTCTCCATGACCATCAATGCCACTGCGGCCATCCTGCTGGCGATGTATGTGGCCGTGGCCAAGCGACAGGGCGTCGCGCCGGATCGACTTTCGGGAACCATCCAGAACGATATTCTCAAGGAATATATTGCCCGGGGGACCTATATCTTCCCGCCCGGATCTTCCATGCGTCTGGTGACCGATACGGTTGCTTACTGCGCAGCCCATCTGCCGCGCTGGAACGCCATCAGCGTCAGCGGGTACCATATTCGGGAGGCGGGCTCGACGGCGGTCCAAGAGGTCGCCTTCACGCTGGCCGACGGCATCGCCTATGTGGAGGCGGCGGTCGCCGCCGGGCTGGACGTGGATCGCGTTGCCTCGCAGCTCTCGTTTTTTTTCAAC from Candidatus Methylomirabilis sp. harbors:
- the accC gene encoding acetyl-CoA carboxylase biotin carboxylase subunit, whose translation is MFNKILIANRGEIAVRVIRACREMGIGTVAVYSEADRAALHVRLADEAYLIGPAPSPQSYLKIDRIIETAKMAGAKAIHPGYGFLSENAEFAGRCEEEGLVFIGPSSHAIRAVGGKTSGRSLASKAGVPVVPGTIRDLTDGEVLQAVRELGLPVVLKASAGGGGKGMRIVSTEAMLGSALRATRSEASSAFGNAAIYVERYLGAARHIEMQIMADRRGNVVYLGERECSLQRRHQKVIEEAPSPFVDADLRRRMGEAAVKLAKAVDYTNAGTMEFLVDPSKNFYFLEMNTRLQVEHPVTEMVTGLDLVKEQIRIAAGEPLSVRQDEIQLRGHAIECRIYAEDPLSNFMPSPGRIRALRTPGGPGLRIESAIYEGCDVPIYYDPMISKLIAWGRDRSEAMERIRRALAEYVVLGVKTNIPFHQQVLSLPQFAAGQIHTEFLESWLAKGLKPENGAFAEIALIAGALYLHTRRRAAPSTIGQGDQVQSAWKLAARHAGLRQR
- a CDS encoding biotin/lipoyl-containing protein gives rise to the protein MEAGRPSRRVATTMTYSADLYGRRHRLAVKGTGSPVPVQIDGKTYEVDFSPVDGSLLSLLVMGRSYEADVVEEGEGILAVWVEGELYRIEYQDEGRRPRRSSSVTDQGMRGRQMIVAPMPGKVVALLVSSGQEVSAGQGVVVIEAMKMENELKASGAGVIKEIKVQEGAGVSGGDVLVVIE
- a CDS encoding methylmalonyl-CoA mutase family protein; the protein is MTKLKREFDGWQVNVLQPVLTRTPEQKQEFRTSSRIEVKRLYTPLDLTNHDYLERLGFPGSYPYTRGVRPTMYRSRLWTMRQYAGYGVAEAANRRFHFLLEQGETGLSVAFDLPTQLGYDADDPMAAGEVGKVGVAIDSLADMETLLRGIPLDRVSVSMTINATAAILLAMYVAVAKRQGVAPDRLSGTIQNDILKEYIARGTYIFPPGSSMRLVTDTVAYCAAHLPRWNAISVSGYHIREAGSTAVQEVAFTLADGIAYVEAAVAAGLDVDRVASQLSFFFNAHSDLFEEIAKFRAARRLWATIMRGRCGARDPRSWMLRFHAQTSGVSLTAQQAENNLTRVALQAIAAVLGGVQS